Proteins from a single region of Neomonachus schauinslandi chromosome 10, ASM220157v2, whole genome shotgun sequence:
- the UBE2C gene encoding ubiquitin-conjugating enzyme E2 C isoform X2 produces the protein MASQNRDPAAASVAAARKGAEPSGGAARGPVGKRLQQELMTLMTSGDKGISAFPESDNLFKWVGTIHGAAGTVSAGTRASITLGLLSSPRQTQRSLRALYRGLGWDMRLRVGGSLPPSVSPMPEPNIDSPLNTHAAELWKNPTAFKKYLQETYSKQVSSQDP, from the exons ATGGCCTCCCAGAACCGCGACCCAGCTGCCGCCAGCGTCGCCGCCGCCCGCAAAGGAGCCGAGCCCAGCGGGGGCGCCGCCCGGGGCCCCGTGGGCAAGAG GCTACAGCAGGAGCTGATGACCCTCATG ACGTCTGGTGACAAAGGCATCTCTGCCTTCCCTGAATCCGACAACCTTTTCAAATGGGTGGGGACCATCCATGGGGCAGCAGGCACAGTAAGTGCAGG TACCAGAGCCAGTATAACACTTGGTCTTTTGTCAAGTCCCAGGCAAACTCAAAGGTCCTTACGAGCCCTTTACCGGGGCTTGGGTTGGGATATGAGGCTCAGGGTGGGAGGCTCACTCCCGCCCTCTGTTTCTCCAATGCCAG AACCAAACATTGATAGTCCTTTGAACACGCATGCTGCTGAGCTCTGGAAAAACCCCACAG CCTTTAAGAAGTATCTGCAAGAAACCTACTCAAAGCAGGTCTCCAGCCAAGATCCCTGA
- the UBE2C gene encoding ubiquitin-conjugating enzyme E2 C isoform X4, producing MASQNRDPAAASVAAARKGAEPSGGAARGPVGKRLQQELMTLMVSGSISTSITLGLLSSPRQTQRSLRALYRGLGWDMRLRVGGSLPPSVSPMPEPNIDSPLNTHAAELWKNPTAFKKYLQETYSKQVSSQDP from the exons ATGGCCTCCCAGAACCGCGACCCAGCTGCCGCCAGCGTCGCCGCCGCCCGCAAAGGAGCCGAGCCCAGCGGGGGCGCCGCCCGGGGCCCCGTGGGCAAGAG GCTACAGCAGGAGCTGATGACCCTCATGGTGA gtggcagcATCTCAA CCAGTATAACACTTGGTCTTTTGTCAAGTCCCAGGCAAACTCAAAGGTCCTTACGAGCCCTTTACCGGGGCTTGGGTTGGGATATGAGGCTCAGGGTGGGAGGCTCACTCCCGCCCTCTGTTTCTCCAATGCCAG AACCAAACATTGATAGTCCTTTGAACACGCATGCTGCTGAGCTCTGGAAAAACCCCACAG CCTTTAAGAAGTATCTGCAAGAAACCTACTCAAAGCAGGTCTCCAGCCAAGATCCCTGA
- the UBE2C gene encoding ubiquitin-conjugating enzyme E2 C isoform X3, with product MASQNRDPAAASVAAARKGAEPSGGAARGPVGKRLQQELMTLMVYEDLRYKLSLEFPSGYPYNAPTVKFLTPCYHPNVDTQGNICLDILKDKWSALYDVRTILLSIQSLLGEPNIDSPLNTHAAELWKNPTAFKKYLQETYSKQVSSQDP from the exons ATGGCCTCCCAGAACCGCGACCCAGCTGCCGCCAGCGTCGCCGCCGCCCGCAAAGGAGCCGAGCCCAGCGGGGGCGCCGCCCGGGGCCCCGTGGGCAAGAG GCTACAGCAGGAGCTGATGACCCTCATG GTGTATGAAGACCTGAGGTATAAGCTCTCCCTGGAGTTCCCCAGTGGCTACCCTTACAACGCGCCCACGGTGAAGTTCCTCACACCCTGCTACCACCCCAACGTGGACACCCAGGGGAACATCTGCCTGGACATCCTGAAGGACAAGTGGTCTGCCCTGTATGATGTCAGGACCATCCTGCTGTCCATCCAGAGCCTGCTAGGAG AACCAAACATTGATAGTCCTTTGAACACGCATGCTGCTGAGCTCTGGAAAAACCCCACAG CCTTTAAGAAGTATCTGCAAGAAACCTACTCAAAGCAGGTCTCCAGCCAAGATCCCTGA
- the UBE2C gene encoding ubiquitin-conjugating enzyme E2 C isoform X1: protein MASQNRDPAAASVAAARKGAEPSGGAARGPVGKRLQQELMTLMTSGDKGISAFPESDNLFKWVGTIHGAAGTVYEDLRYKLSLEFPSGYPYNAPTVKFLTPCYHPNVDTQGNICLDILKDKWSALYDVRTILLSIQSLLGEPNIDSPLNTHAAELWKNPTAFKKYLQETYSKQVSSQDP, encoded by the exons ATGGCCTCCCAGAACCGCGACCCAGCTGCCGCCAGCGTCGCCGCCGCCCGCAAAGGAGCCGAGCCCAGCGGGGGCGCCGCCCGGGGCCCCGTGGGCAAGAG GCTACAGCAGGAGCTGATGACCCTCATG ACGTCTGGTGACAAAGGCATCTCTGCCTTCCCTGAATCCGACAACCTTTTCAAATGGGTGGGGACCATCCATGGGGCAGCAGGCACA GTGTATGAAGACCTGAGGTATAAGCTCTCCCTGGAGTTCCCCAGTGGCTACCCTTACAACGCGCCCACGGTGAAGTTCCTCACACCCTGCTACCACCCCAACGTGGACACCCAGGGGAACATCTGCCTGGACATCCTGAAGGACAAGTGGTCTGCCCTGTATGATGTCAGGACCATCCTGCTGTCCATCCAGAGCCTGCTAGGAG AACCAAACATTGATAGTCCTTTGAACACGCATGCTGCTGAGCTCTGGAAAAACCCCACAG CCTTTAAGAAGTATCTGCAAGAAACCTACTCAAAGCAGGTCTCCAGCCAAGATCCCTGA
- the TNNC2 gene encoding troponin C, skeletal muscle, protein MQKVLLTDQQAEARSYLSEEMIAEFKAAFDMFDADGGGDISVKELGTVMRMLGQTPTKEELDAIIEEVDEDGSGTIDFEEFLVMMVRQMKEDAKGKSEEELAECFRIFDRNADGYIDAEELAEIFRASGEHVTDEEIESLMKDGDKNNDGRIDFDEFLKMMEGVQ, encoded by the exons ATGCAGAAGGTGTTGCTG ACGGACCAGCAGGCGGAGGCCCGGTCCTACCTCAGCGAGGAGATGATCGCTG AGTTCAAGGCTGCCTTCGACATGTTTGACGCTGATGGTGGCGGGGACATCAGCGTCAAGGAGTTGGGCACGGTGATGAGGATGCTGGGCCAGACACCCACCAAAGAGGAGCTGGACGCCATCATCGAGGAGGTGGACGAGGACG GGAGCGGCACCATCGACTTCGAGGAGTTCTTGGTCATGATGGTGCGCCAGATGAAAGAGGATGCGAAGGGGAAGAGCGAGGAGGAGCTGGCCGAGTGCTTCCGCATCTTTGACAG GAACGCAGACGGCTACATCGATGCGGAAGAGCTGGCTGAGATTTTCAGGGCCTCTGGGGAGCACGTGACAGACGAGGAGATCGAATCCCTTATGAAAGACGGTGACAAGAACAACGACGGCCGCATTGACTTCGACG AGTTCCTGAAGATGATGGAAGGCGTGCAGTAA